A region from the Paraburkholderia youngii genome encodes:
- a CDS encoding AzlD domain-containing protein, with translation MNYVVLIVGMAAITWLIRAAVFVLGERLVFPPLMRTALSFVPVTVLTAIIVPMAVSPHGNNAELTWRNPQLVGALAAIVVSAVTRRPLLTIAVGLVVFFVWQCVVLK, from the coding sequence ATGAACTACGTCGTTCTGATCGTCGGCATGGCCGCGATTACGTGGTTGATCCGCGCGGCCGTATTCGTGCTCGGCGAGCGCCTCGTGTTCCCGCCGCTGATGCGCACGGCGCTCAGCTTCGTGCCGGTCACCGTGCTGACCGCGATCATCGTCCCGATGGCCGTGTCGCCGCACGGCAACAACGCCGAGTTGACCTGGCGCAATCCGCAGTTGGTCGGCGCGCTCGCCGCGATCGTCGTGAGTGCCGTGACGCGCAGGCCGCTGCTGACGATCGCAGTCGGTCTCGTGGTGTTCTTCGTGTGGCAGTGCGTGGTGCTGAAGTAA
- a CDS encoding AzlC family ABC transporter permease, translating to MTDSTQGQPTRGSHLKECAAGARDIIPMMVGAAPFGVIFGTLVTSGPLHLWHGQLMSLVVFAGSAQFIALGLIAGHASFAVIWATTLVVNLRHVLYSATLAPHVAHLPKRWRWALGALLTDEVFAVAWEHYRHREPGTVGPYYFFGAGVAMYLNWQLWTVAGLLFGAAFPGLQSLGLDFAMVATFIAIVVPQLVALRYIAAAVTAGTLAFFWQAWPYKLGLLGAVFAGVAVGVLLSKSRLNLRGARRPVEATR from the coding sequence TTGACCGATTCCACCCAAGGCCAGCCCACCCGCGGCAGTCATCTCAAAGAATGCGCCGCCGGCGCGCGCGACATCATCCCGATGATGGTCGGTGCCGCGCCGTTCGGCGTCATTTTCGGCACGCTCGTGACGTCCGGCCCGCTGCATCTGTGGCACGGCCAGTTGATGTCGCTCGTCGTCTTCGCGGGTTCCGCACAGTTCATCGCGCTCGGGCTGATCGCCGGACATGCGAGCTTCGCCGTAATCTGGGCGACCACGCTCGTCGTCAATCTGCGTCACGTGCTGTATAGCGCCACGCTCGCGCCGCACGTCGCGCATCTGCCGAAGCGCTGGCGCTGGGCGCTCGGCGCGCTGCTCACCGACGAAGTCTTCGCGGTCGCGTGGGAGCACTACCGGCATCGCGAGCCGGGTACCGTCGGTCCGTACTACTTCTTCGGCGCCGGCGTCGCGATGTATCTGAACTGGCAGCTGTGGACCGTCGCCGGCCTGCTGTTCGGCGCGGCCTTCCCGGGCCTGCAGTCGCTCGGCCTCGACTTCGCGATGGTCGCGACGTTCATCGCGATCGTCGTGCCGCAACTGGTCGCGCTGCGCTATATCGCGGCGGCCGTCACCGCCGGCACGCTGGCGTTTTTCTGGCAAGCGTGGCCGTATAAGCTCGGCCTGCTCGGCGCGGTGTTCGCGGGAGTCGCGGTCGGCGTGCTGCTGTCGAAGTCGCGTCTGAACCTGCGTGGCGCGCGCCGTCCGGTGGAGGCCACGCGATGA